The segment TCTTAGCAGTTTCAACATTTCTAAAAAACGCACAGCCTTCGTTTCCGTTGACTGCATTGCAAAGATGAAAATTTCTGATTATTTCTATGTTTAAATAATCCCCAAATGGGTTAAAAATCTACCATAGACAAAAAAAAGCCCCTACAGCAATTGTAGGGGCTTTTAATGATTTATTTTATTCTTCTTTATTGTGAATTTGATGTATATAATCGGATGGAGAAGAACCATATTTCTTCTTAAATGCAGTACTAAAATAACGAGGGTCATTAAAACCTACACTAAATGCTACTTCAGCAATCTGTACATCTGGATTCTTCTCCATAGCTAGCCGGGCAGCATTCAAACGAATGTGATTAATGAAGGCTATGGGCGTCAATCCTGTCAATGATTTTAATTTATCATTTAGGGTTGTACGAGAAGTGAACATCTCGCTCACAAACTTAGTTAAGTCAAAATCGGCATCACTCAAGTATTTGTTTACAGTATCTACTGCCTGTTGCAAGAAGTCTTGATCAATAGAATTATAATCGAGCTCTTTACTATCAAACACCAGCTGTTTACGGAAATCCACCTTAACACGTTCAGCTTTCTCAAGCAGATTATCTACACGTGCATAAAGCAATGGGAAACTAGGTGGTTTTGCAAAGTAGCTATCCGCACCATATTTATATCCCTCAATCATATCTTCTTCAGTTTGCTTAGCAGTAAGCAAGATAACAGGGATATGGCTATATTCTAAATGCGACTTGGTATATTGGCACAAGGATAGACCATCTATCTCGGGCATCATAATATCAGATATAATAATATGAATCTCTTTTTCCTTCAATATATCAATTGCCTCAGCCCCATTAGTGGCTGTAAACACATTGTATTTGGAAGAGAAGATACGATTCATAGCATAGAGCAACTCTAAGTTGTCTTCTACCAATAAAAGATGTCTGGTTTCATCAAACTTCACCTCTGAAGAAGGAAGCTCTTCCCCCTCATCTACTAAAGCATCAATAACCGCATTTTTACGTATCGTAATAGATTCATCTATCTGATAAGGATCGTAAGAGTCTTTATTAGAAGGAAGCACAATCGTAAAGGTGGAACCAACTCCCACTTTACTTTCCACCTTGATTTCCCCCTTATGTAGGGTTACTAAATCTTTGGTTAGAGCCAATCCGATACCTGTACCTATGGTATTGTAGCTTCTATATTTTCCTTCGTAAAAGTGTTGAAACAAGGTAGGTAGCAAGTTTTCTTCAATACCCTCACCCGTATCAATCACAGAAATGACAACCTGATGAGCCAAAGTATTGTAATTGAGTTTTACGGTAATAGAGCCATTCTCTCTATTGTACTTAGCCGCATTGGAAAGCAGGTTATACATAATTTTATCCACCTTGTCGGGGTCAAAATACACCAAAGTACCCTCGTCCATATTCGACTCAAACGTAATCGTTAGATTTTTCGACTTAATAAGCGGACGGAAGGATGCAATACTGTTTCTTATAAACAAGTCCAGATCTCCCTGAGTCACACAAAGATGAGCCTTACCTCCTCCCACTTTTCTAAACTCAAGAATCTGCTGTATCAAACGAATTAATCTTAGAACATTAGTTTTAATACTTTGTATCGCAAGATTTTCCTCCTTTGTGGTGCTTTTAATATCGGCTAGTGAAGCAGATATAATAGTTAAAGGAGTCATCAGCTCATGCGTAATATTCGTAAAGAACTGAAGCTTATTGTGGTTTACCTCATCGGTTTTTTGCTTACGCAACTCAATCATCTTTAATTGATGCTTTAGTTTAGAACGGTTGCGTACTGCTCTAATAATTAAGACTATAATTAAGAATAAAGTTAATGTATATAGTACATAAGCCTTAGTAGATAACCAGAAGGGAGGAAGAACTTTTATAGTAACACTATTCTCAGCATCAAACCACTCTCCACTCACATTGGTACCTTGCATATACAGTTTATACGTACCACTTCTCAAGTTACTATAGTGTGCAAAAGATTTTTGATAATCGGTATATATCCAATTGTGATCGTATCCCTCAAGCTTATACGCCAGCAAGTTTTGACTCGGGTCGGCGTAGTTGAGTACAGCAAACTCTAAGGTAAAGTTGTTTTTATCATGAGATAACGTAATGACATTAGAGTGATCTAGTGATTGAGAGGTAATAGCCTCCCTCTCCGACTTAGGTAATTCGCGAAAAGACTGATTAAAGATCTTCAAGTCTGTCAGCATAATCGGATAGAAGTTCTTACTAGCTTGTCGTTCATTGGGCTTAATGTAATTTAATCCGTTATTACCTCCAAAAAACAAGATACCCTTATCCGATTTAAATGAAGCATTCAAGTTAAAAAAGTTATCTTGCAAGCCATCCGATTTTGTAAAGTGCAATATCTTATCCAGATTATTATTGTCGGGGATACTCAATTCTATTAATCCAGTATTGGTCGTTACCCACAAGTGTTCCACATCATCCTCAATGATATTGGTAACAATCTGACCGATATACTTGTGCTCTTCAGCATAGGGTTCAAAGCTATTTTTATTTCGATTGAGCAGATACAAACCGCCTCCATCACTACCTGTTCACAAGCGATTACTATGATCTACACAAATCGTTAATACATTATCGATCAGACCATTCTTTCGTTGAAGAGTATAAAAAGAAAGCTCTTTCCCTTTGCCACTATCTTTGATACAAAAGACTCCACTACCATTATTAACGCCCCATATTGCACCATCTTTATCTTGAGCTAAGCTCAGTATCTGACCTAGTTTGCCAACGGCATTAGCATTGTACACAATATCATATAGAGGGGTATAAACTCCTCTTTTTTCTACCACACCCAAACCTTGTCGGGTACCTATCCACAAGCCTCCCTCTCTATCTTCTAGCAAACAAGAAACTCTGTTATCGGTAAAGCTTGGGATAGTGTGAGAGTTGAGTTGGGTTACTTTTCCCGTCTTCGTATTTAGCACCCATACTCCGTCTTCATTGGTAGCAAAACAGATCTCATCTTGCTCTCTACGAGCAACAATAGCACGGATAGAAGTAATGCCCTTGGGCAAATCCGTAAACTCTTTGAGTTCGCTATAATGCTTATAAGAACCTGTAACAATATCATAAGCAATAAAGCCAAAGCCCTTAATCCCAATCCATAATATACGGAGGTCATCATAATAAATGCTTTGTACAGAGCGAGTATTAAACTGACGCATCACCTTATCCAGAGAGATCGTTTTAAAATAAGGTTTAGTGGGAATCACTTTAGATACTCCCCCTCCATACATACCTATCCATATTACACCATCACGAGAAGAGGTTATACTACTCACTTCACTAAAGGGCAAACTATGTTTTTTACTCTCATCGGGAAAATAGTTTTGGAACTGATCTTGATCACTATCCATATTCAACAAACTCAATCCCTTACGAGATCCAATCCATAAATTACCCGATTCTTTATCTTCGTACAACGAATAAACAACATCATCTAAAAGTGAATTTAAGTCGTTCTCTCTATTTTTGTAATGACGAATAGCTGTTTTGGCAGAGTCGTTAGGGTTAATAATTTTATACAAACCATCTCCTGCAGTACCTACCCAGATGTTTTCAGAGGAATCTTGATAGATGGTGTTAGCATAAGAATCAAAATTGGGAAGATGAACCTGATGTAGTGTTTTAGAGCTGACATGATACTTATATAGCTCTTTATTCCAAGTACCCACCCAGATGTTTTCTTGCCTATCTAGACAGATACTTTTGATATCAT is part of the Bacteroides coprosuis DSM 18011 genome and harbors:
- a CDS encoding histidine kinase (COGs: COG0642 Signal transduction histidine kinase~InterProIPR011123:IPR003661:IPR003594:IPR001789:IPR 000005:IPR018060~KEGG: bth:BT_3678 two-component system sensor histidine kinase/response regulator, hybrid ('one-component system')~PFAM: ATPase-like, ATP-binding domain; Two component regulator three Y; Signal transduction histidine kinase, subgroup 1, dimerisation/phosphoacceptor domain; Signal transduction response regulator, receiver domain; HTH transcriptional regulator, AraC~SMART: ATPase-like, ATP-binding domain; Signal transduction histidine kinase, subgroup 1, dimerisation/phosphoacceptor domain; Signal transduction response regulator, receiver domain; Helix-turn-helix, AraC type, DNA binding domain~SPTR: Putative uncharacterized protein;~IMG reference gene:2504107399~PFAM: Y_Y_Y domain; Response regulator receiver domain; Histidine kinase-, DNA gyrase B-, and HSP90-like ATPase; His Kinase A (phosphoacceptor) domain; Bacterial regulatory helix-turn-helix proteins, AraC family), which codes for MYLLNRNKNSFEPYAEEHKYIGQIVTNIIEDDVEHLWVTTNTGLIELSIPDNNNLDKILHFTKSDGLQDNFFNLNASFKSDKGILFFGGNNGLNYIKPNERQASKNFYPIMLTDLKIFNQSFRELPKSEREAITSQSLDHSNVITLSHDKNNFTLEFAVLNYADPSQNLLAYKLEGYDHNWIYTDYQKSFAHYSNLRSGTYKLYMQGTNVSGEWFDAENSVTIKVLPPFWLSTKAYVLYTLTLFLIIVLIIRAVRNRSKLKHQLKMIELRKQKTDEVNHNKLQFFTNITHELMTPLTIISASLADIKSTTKEENLAIQSIKTNVLRLIRLIQQILEFRKVGGGKAHLCVTQGDLDLFIRNSIASFRPLIKSKNLTITFESNMDEGTLVYFDPDKVDKIMYNLLSNAAKYNRENGSITVKLNYNTLAHQVVISVIDTGEGIEENLLPTLFQHFYEGKYRSYNTIGTGIGLALTKDLVTLHKGEIKVESKVGVGSTFTIVLPSNKDSYDPYQIDESITIRKNAVIDALVDEGEELPSSEVKFDETRHLLLVEDNLELLYAMNRIFSSKYNVFTATNGAEAIDILKEKEIHIIISDIMMPEIDGLSLCQYTKSHLEYSHIPVILLTAKQTEEDMIEGYKYGADSYFAKPPSFPLLYARVDNLLEKAERVKVDFRKQLVFDSKELDYNSIDQDFLQQAVDTVNKYLSDADFDLTKFVSEMFTSRTTLNDKLKSLTGLTPIAFINHIRLNAARLAMEKNPDVQIAEVAFSVGFNDPRYFSTAFKKKYGSSPSDYIHQIHNKEE
- a CDS encoding two component regulator propeller domain protein (COGs: COG3292 periplasmic ligand-binding sensor domain~InterPro IPR011110~KEGG: bvu:BVU_0603 two-component system sensor histidine kinase/response regulator, hybrid~PFAM: Two component regulator propeller~SPTR: Two-component system sensor histidine kinase/response regulator, hybrid;~IMG reference gene:2504107400~PFAM: Two component regulator propeller) — its product is MIKLKLPYAYLVMALICIIGISHSEGIHAANKKTDLVSFVDISDNIPSKEIQNIYQDREGYMWFATYNGLVRYDGFSYLNTKLGYSAEKGAINNMVNYVVEDFNSTLWVGTNAGLVLLDKVSGKTTDMKHPLLDNVIVEGGIIVTKNNEVWIGSNKGLLYISPDRKKVVNAVAGDDIKSICLDRQENIWVGTWNKELYKYHVSSKTLHQVHLPNFDSYANTIYQDSSENIWVGTAGDGLYKIINPNDSAKTAIRHYKNRENDLNSLLDDVVYSLYEDKESGNLWIGSRKGLSLLNMDSDQDQFQNYFPDESKKHSLPFSEVSSITSSRDGVIWIGMYGGGVSKVIPTKPYFKTISLDKVMRQFNTRSVQSIYYDDLRILWIGIKGFGFIAYDIVTGSYKHYSELKEFTDLPKGITSIRAIVARREQDEICFATNEDGVWVLNTKTGKVTQLNSHTIPSFTDNRVSCLLEDREGGLWIGTRQGLGVVEKRGVYTPLYDIVYNANAVGKLGQILSLAQDKDGAIWGVNNGSGVFCIKDSGKGKELSFYTLQRKNGLIDNVLTICVDHSNRL